In one Cupriavidus taiwanensis genomic region, the following are encoded:
- the ftsL gene encoding cell division protein FtsL: MNRLTFFLLAALILCALSLVSAQHQARTLFVALERAQAEERQLDIDWSRLQYQQSALGKSARIAEAARAQLKMAPVNPGKTQYLSGIVLPPAPSAPASAAEAR, from the coding sequence ATGAACCGCCTGACCTTCTTCCTGCTGGCCGCGCTGATCCTGTGCGCGCTGTCGCTGGTGAGCGCGCAGCACCAGGCGCGCACGCTGTTCGTCGCGCTGGAGCGGGCCCAGGCGGAAGAAAGGCAGCTCGATATCGACTGGTCGCGCCTGCAATACCAGCAGAGCGCGCTGGGCAAGAGCGCCCGCATTGCCGAGGCGGCGCGCGCGCAGCTGAAGATGGCGCCGGTCAACCCCGGCAAGACCCAGTACCTGTCCGGCATCGTGCTGCCGCCGGCACCGTCGGCGCCGGCCAGCGCAGCGGAGGCGCGCTGA
- the coq7 gene encoding 2-polyprenyl-3-methyl-6-methoxy-1,4-benzoquinone monooxygenase, translating into MDTLIKEFDVALRAIAGATRSARANPADRLAPDTEQMSAEERRHVAGLMRINHVGEVCAQALYQAQKLTARNGAVRAQMGAAAREEEDHLAWCAERLRELGSRPSLLNPLWYAGAFAIGWVAGRAGDRVSLGFVAETERQVEHHLGGHLDRLPESDGRSRAILEQMRDDEIRHGDAAREAGGMPLPAPVRALMRGASRVMTTAAYRI; encoded by the coding sequence ATGGACACCCTGATCAAAGAATTCGACGTGGCCCTGCGCGCCATTGCCGGCGCCACGCGCTCGGCGCGCGCCAACCCGGCTGACCGGCTGGCGCCGGACACCGAACAGATGAGCGCCGAGGAGCGCCGCCATGTGGCTGGCCTGATGCGCATCAACCATGTCGGCGAGGTCTGCGCGCAGGCCCTGTACCAGGCGCAGAAGCTGACCGCGCGCAACGGCGCCGTGCGCGCGCAGATGGGCGCGGCCGCGCGCGAAGAGGAAGACCACCTGGCCTGGTGCGCCGAGCGCCTGCGCGAACTGGGCTCGCGTCCCAGCCTGCTCAATCCGCTCTGGTACGCCGGCGCCTTCGCCATCGGCTGGGTCGCCGGCCGCGCCGGCGATCGCGTCAGCCTGGGCTTCGTTGCCGAGACCGAGCGCCAGGTCGAGCACCACCTCGGTGGACACCTGGACCGCCTGCCCGAGTCCGACGGCCGCTCCCGCGCGATCCTCGAGCAGATGCGCGACGACGAGATCCGCCACGGCGATGCTGCGCGCGAAGCCGGCGGCATGCCCTTGCCCGCCCCGGTGCGGGCGCTGATGCGCGGCGCCTCGCGCGTGATGACCACCGCCGCCTACCGTATCTGA
- a CDS encoding UDP-N-acetylmuramoyl-L-alanyl-D-glutamate--2,6-diaminopimelate ligase, with the protein MTAKPLLPLEVTAQASNALAWLRTNVAAAAQLTGDTRRLARGDVFFAYVLGNDRLATDGRPYIAQAIAAGAGAVVYEADGFDWPFGDAVPHLAVSRLHQLAGPIAAGWHGNPARGLAVTGITGTNGKTSCSQWLARVLQGTGTPCAAIGTLGTGFPDALQATGFTTPDAVQLQASLATLHDAGARAVAMEVSSHGLEQERVAGTHFSVVVLTNLTQDHLDYHGSMAEYEAAKARLFRWDGLRTAVINRDDAMGRRLLAADAAAVAAPHVIEYGIDGPAAATVRGQRGAWLRATNLRATATGTAFHIDGSFGHAEMATPMIGAFNVSNLLAVLGAALANGVAWDAAIAALRALAPVEGRMELFGAGHDAAQAPLAVVDYAHTPDALEQTLAALRPVAQARNGRLWCVFGCGGDRDPIKRPLMGAVAERLADEIVLTSDNPRSEDPQEILDAIADGMAERARGRQIEDRAAAILYAVRHAAPADVVLVAGKGHEATQEIQGRKRPFSDREHVRLALATRGVSA; encoded by the coding sequence ATGACGGCCAAGCCCCTGCTTCCCCTCGAGGTCACCGCCCAGGCCAGCAACGCGCTGGCCTGGCTGCGTACCAACGTGGCCGCCGCGGCGCAGCTGACCGGCGATACCCGGCGCCTGGCGCGCGGCGATGTGTTCTTCGCCTACGTGCTGGGCAACGACCGCCTCGCCACCGACGGCCGGCCCTATATCGCGCAGGCGATCGCCGCCGGCGCCGGCGCCGTGGTGTACGAGGCCGACGGCTTCGACTGGCCCTTCGGCGACGCCGTGCCGCACCTGGCCGTGAGCCGCCTGCACCAGCTGGCAGGCCCGATCGCCGCTGGCTGGCACGGCAACCCGGCGCGCGGCCTGGCCGTGACCGGCATCACCGGCACCAATGGCAAGACCTCATGCAGCCAGTGGCTGGCGCGCGTGCTGCAGGGCACCGGCACGCCCTGCGCGGCCATCGGCACGCTCGGCACCGGCTTCCCCGACGCGCTGCAGGCCACCGGCTTCACCACGCCCGACGCGGTGCAGCTACAGGCCAGCCTGGCCACGCTGCACGACGCCGGCGCGCGCGCCGTGGCGATGGAAGTGTCGTCGCACGGCCTCGAGCAGGAGCGCGTGGCCGGCACGCATTTTTCGGTGGTGGTGCTGACCAACCTGACCCAGGACCACCTCGACTACCACGGCTCGATGGCCGAGTACGAGGCCGCCAAGGCGCGCCTGTTCCGCTGGGACGGCCTGCGCACCGCGGTGATCAACCGCGACGACGCCATGGGCCGGCGCCTGCTGGCAGCCGACGCCGCCGCCGTGGCCGCGCCGCACGTGATCGAATACGGCATCGACGGCCCTGCCGCCGCCACGGTGCGCGGCCAGCGCGGCGCATGGCTGCGCGCCACCAACTTGCGCGCCACCGCCACCGGCACCGCCTTCCATATCGACGGCAGCTTCGGCCACGCCGAGATGGCCACGCCGATGATCGGTGCCTTCAATGTCAGCAACCTGCTGGCGGTGCTGGGCGCGGCGCTGGCCAACGGCGTGGCGTGGGACGCGGCGATTGCCGCGCTGCGCGCGCTTGCGCCGGTGGAAGGACGCATGGAGCTGTTCGGGGCCGGCCACGACGCCGCGCAGGCGCCGCTGGCGGTGGTCGACTACGCCCACACCCCTGACGCGCTCGAGCAGACGCTGGCCGCACTGCGCCCGGTGGCGCAGGCGCGCAACGGCCGCCTGTGGTGCGTGTTCGGCTGCGGCGGCGACCGCGACCCGATCAAGCGCCCGCTGATGGGCGCCGTCGCCGAGCGCCTGGCCGACGAAATCGTGCTGACCAGCGACAACCCGCGCAGCGAAGACCCGCAGGAGATCCTCGACGCGATTGCCGACGGCATGGCCGAGCGCGCGCGCGGGCGCCAGATCGAAGACCGCGCCGCCGCCATCCTCTATGCCGTGCGGCACGCGGCGCCGGCCGACGTGGTGCTGGTGGCGGGCAAGGGCCATGAGGCCACCCAGGAGATCCAGGGCCGCAAGCGCCCGTTCTCGGATCGCGAACACGTACGGCTGGCACTGGCCACGCGCGGAGTATCGGCATGA
- the rsmH gene encoding 16S rRNA (cytosine(1402)-N(4))-methyltransferase RsmH, with amino-acid sequence MSPTGTPATPALQHRTVLLDEAVDALVWRPDGVYVDGTFGRGGHSRAVLARLGPDGALVAFDKDPAAIAEAGTIKDARFSIEHASFAAMAERLAGRGHVAGVLLDLGISSPQIDEAARGFSFRFEGPLDMRMDTTRGITAAQWLAQADEQDIARVIRDYGEERFAVQIAKAIVARRSESGDGGPIATTADLAALVAKAVKTREKGQDPATRTFQALRIHVNQELEDLERGLKAAYDLLQVGGRLVVISFHSLEDRIVKRFMAARARPQQDADPALRRAPLRAADLPQPTLRLLGRFKPGAAEVAANPRARSAVMRVAEKLAPAVSTAGGGTRA; translated from the coding sequence ATGAGTCCTACCGGAACCCCGGCAACCCCCGCCTTGCAGCATCGCACCGTGCTGCTGGACGAGGCCGTCGACGCCCTGGTCTGGCGGCCCGACGGGGTTTATGTCGACGGCACCTTCGGCAGGGGAGGGCACAGCCGGGCGGTACTGGCCCGGCTGGGGCCAGACGGGGCCCTGGTTGCGTTCGACAAGGACCCAGCAGCAATCGCAGAAGCGGGCACCATCAAGGATGCCCGCTTCTCCATTGAGCACGCGAGCTTTGCAGCCATGGCGGAACGCCTGGCGGGGCGCGGCCATGTTGCCGGCGTGCTGCTCGACCTGGGGATCAGCTCGCCCCAGATCGACGAGGCGGCGAGGGGGTTTTCCTTTCGTTTCGAGGGCCCGCTGGACATGCGCATGGACACCACGCGCGGCATCACTGCCGCACAGTGGCTGGCGCAGGCGGATGAGCAGGACATTGCCAGGGTGATACGAGACTATGGGGAAGAACGGTTTGCTGTACAGATTGCAAAGGCGATTGTTGCTCGCCGGAGCGAATCCGGCGATGGCGGACCCATCGCCACTACTGCCGACCTTGCCGCGCTCGTGGCGAAAGCCGTCAAAACACGCGAGAAGGGTCAGGACCCTGCGACCCGCACCTTTCAGGCTCTACGGATTCACGTCAATCAAGAGCTTGAGGACCTCGAAAGAGGGCTGAAGGCGGCGTATGACCTGCTGCAGGTAGGGGGACGCCTGGTGGTGATCAGCTTCCATTCGCTGGAGGACCGCATCGTCAAGCGGTTCATGGCGGCGCGCGCCCGTCCCCAGCAGGATGCCGACCCGGCGCTGCGCCGCGCGCCGCTGCGCGCGGCCGACCTGCCGCAGCCGACGCTGCGCCTGCTCGGCCGCTTCAAGCCGGGCGCCGCAGAGGTGGCCGCCAACCCGCGCGCGCGCTCGGCGGTGATGCGCGTGGCCGAGAAGCTGGCCCCGGCTGTGTCAACCGCTGGCGGAGGTACGCGCGCATGA
- the mraZ gene encoding division/cell wall cluster transcriptional repressor MraZ — translation MFQGASALSLDAKGRMSIPSRHREALQQQAEGRVTLTKHPDGCLLLFPRPEWENFRTRIAALPMDAHWWKRIFLGNAADVDMDGAGRVLIAPELRSAAMLDKEVMLLGMGSHFEVWDAATYAAKEQQAMAQGMPEALKNFSF, via the coding sequence TTGTTTCAGGGAGCATCGGCGCTGTCGCTGGATGCCAAGGGGCGGATGTCGATTCCGTCGCGGCATCGCGAAGCGCTGCAACAGCAGGCCGAAGGCCGGGTGACGCTGACCAAGCACCCGGATGGCTGCCTGCTGCTGTTTCCCCGGCCCGAGTGGGAAAACTTCCGCACGCGCATTGCAGCGCTGCCGATGGATGCGCACTGGTGGAAGCGCATCTTCCTGGGCAACGCCGCCGACGTGGATATGGACGGCGCGGGCCGGGTGCTGATCGCACCGGAGCTGCGCAGTGCCGCCATGCTCGACAAGGAAGTCATGCTGCTCGGCATGGGCAGCCATTTCGAAGTGTGGGATGCCGCAACCTACGCCGCCAAGGAACAGCAGGCGATGGCGCAGGGCATGCCCGAAGCATTGAAGAATTTCTCTTTCTGA
- a CDS encoding peptidoglycan D,D-transpeptidase FtsI family protein encodes MSMARPNPPRRDRNGTASRPRSGQFAASPVLGLRLPMWRSKLVVFLMFAAFVALAVRAAWIQGPGNQFYEAEGKKRFQRTLELPATRGKILDRNGLVLATSLPVKAIWAVPEDVPNQVEAGKIRQLARLLGMSEKDLGKKLSEDKGFVYLKRQVLPDVADKIAALKIEGIHQTREYKRFYPEGEAMAHIVGFTNVEDRGQEGVELARESGLAGRAGARQVIKDRLGRVVEDIGVLKTPRDGEDIQLSIDAKIQYLAYNELKAVVDKHKAKAASAVVLDAQTGEVLALANWPTYNPNDRTRLSGEQLRNRVLTDTFEPGSMMKPITVGLALQLKRVSPSTVIATTGKYNFEGATITDTHNYGALTVTGVIQKSSNIGTTKIAMMMKPQEMWDMYTSIGLGQAPKIGFPGAVAGRVRPYKSWRPIEQATMSYGYGLSVSLFQMAHAYTIFAHDGELIPVTMFRTNGPATGERILSPQVARDVRAMMETVTAPGGTAPEAQVMGYRVGGKTGTAYKHEGRGYNRSKYRASFIGLAPMSNPRIIVAVSVDEPTAGSHYGGLVAGPAFAAITGGTLRALNVQPDSPIRQLVVSDKVQESEPWSSTQ; translated from the coding sequence ATGAGCATGGCCCGCCCCAACCCGCCCCGCCGTGACCGCAACGGCACCGCCTCGCGCCCGCGCAGCGGCCAGTTCGCCGCCAGCCCGGTGCTGGGCCTGCGCCTGCCGATGTGGCGCTCCAAGCTGGTGGTGTTCCTGATGTTCGCCGCGTTCGTCGCGCTCGCCGTGCGCGCCGCGTGGATCCAGGGGCCCGGCAACCAGTTCTACGAGGCCGAGGGCAAGAAGCGCTTCCAGCGCACGCTCGAATTGCCGGCCACGCGCGGCAAGATTCTGGACCGCAACGGCCTGGTGCTGGCCACGAGCCTGCCGGTCAAGGCGATCTGGGCGGTGCCCGAGGACGTGCCCAACCAGGTCGAGGCCGGCAAGATCCGCCAGCTGGCCCGGCTGCTCGGCATGTCCGAGAAGGACCTGGGCAAGAAGCTGTCCGAGGACAAGGGCTTTGTCTATCTGAAGCGCCAGGTGCTGCCCGACGTCGCCGACAAGATCGCCGCGCTGAAGATCGAAGGCATCCACCAGACCCGCGAATACAAGCGCTTCTACCCGGAAGGGGAGGCGATGGCGCATATCGTCGGCTTCACCAACGTCGAGGACCGCGGCCAGGAAGGGGTCGAGCTGGCGCGCGAGAGCGGCCTGGCCGGCCGCGCCGGCGCGCGCCAGGTGATCAAGGACCGGCTCGGCCGCGTGGTCGAGGACATCGGCGTGCTGAAGACCCCGCGCGACGGCGAGGACATCCAGCTGTCGATCGACGCCAAGATCCAGTACCTGGCCTACAACGAGCTCAAGGCCGTGGTCGACAAGCACAAGGCCAAGGCCGCCAGTGCGGTGGTGCTCGACGCCCAGACCGGCGAGGTGCTGGCGCTGGCCAACTGGCCCACCTACAACCCCAACGACCGCACCCGGCTGTCGGGCGAGCAGCTGCGCAACCGCGTGCTGACCGACACCTTCGAGCCCGGCTCGATGATGAAGCCGATCACGGTGGGGCTGGCGCTGCAGCTCAAGCGCGTGTCGCCGTCGACGGTGATCGCCACCACCGGCAAGTACAACTTCGAAGGCGCCACCATCACCGATACCCACAACTACGGCGCGCTCACCGTCACCGGCGTGATCCAGAAGTCGTCCAACATCGGCACGACCAAGATCGCGATGATGATGAAGCCGCAGGAAATGTGGGACATGTACACCAGCATCGGCCTGGGGCAGGCGCCCAAGATCGGCTTCCCCGGCGCGGTCGCCGGACGCGTGCGCCCGTACAAGAGCTGGCGCCCGATCGAGCAGGCCACCATGTCGTACGGCTACGGCCTGTCGGTGTCGCTGTTCCAGATGGCGCATGCCTACACCATCTTCGCCCATGACGGCGAACTGATCCCGGTGACGATGTTCCGCACCAACGGCCCCGCCACCGGCGAGCGCATCCTGTCGCCGCAGGTGGCGCGCGACGTGCGCGCGATGATGGAAACCGTGACCGCGCCCGGTGGCACCGCGCCCGAGGCGCAGGTGATGGGCTACCGCGTCGGCGGCAAGACCGGCACCGCCTACAAGCATGAAGGGCGCGGCTACAACCGCAGCAAGTACCGCGCCTCGTTCATCGGCCTGGCGCCGATGTCGAACCCGCGCATCATCGTTGCCGTCAGCGTGGACGAGCCCACCGCCGGCAGCCACTACGGCGGCCTGGTGGCCGGCCCGGCGTTCGCAGCCATCACCGGCGGCACGCTGCGCGCACTGAACGTCCAGCCCGATTCGCCGATCCGCCAGCTGGTGGTCAGCGACAAGGTTCAGGAAAGCGAACCGTGGAGCTCGACCCAATGA